In the genome of Pempheris klunzingeri isolate RE-2024b chromosome 20, fPemKlu1.hap1, whole genome shotgun sequence, the window ATAAAACCGTCGGCACACTCCTGTTAGTTAACCATTTCTTGGGCTTAAACCTGGATCAAAAGCAGTTTCTTGCTCCGGTTACAACTGAAACTTTTTAGCACACATTTGTAGATGTTTAACCAAGTTATAAAACAGCCACAGGCCCCATTTTCATTCCATCTACACTTCTACTCAATCCAACAGATTAATCTGTCAACATTTAGCTGATCATGATTCAGCATCTTGCCCAAGAACACTTCAGCAGGGCCAGTGGCGGAAGATTTTTACCATTAACCACCAAGCCAGCAGACCGTGACCGGCGCCAGTCCTCAGGCTCTGTACTGGTATTAGTACGACTGAACGGTTTTATATCAAACTCACTGCATTAAAGAACAAGACACACTGGAGACAGAAGACGTATGGTTTTAAGCAGGTAGATCAGTCCCTCGTTTGTGAGATTCCAAGGTAATGTGTCGGCTACATGAGACATctaaactgaacattttataCAAAATGACACAACAGTGTAAACACCAGTACATTAACTGTGATTGTGTATGCGGGTGTGGTCTTCTAACACCCAGGAGCAATATCACATTTTTAAGGAAGTGGGAAAATCTGTGAGCTTTGTGATCCTGTCAAAACCCTGTATCTCAAAGAGGGGTTGTTCATGTTAGTGGATACGCCTAAAAGCACCCCGATTCCacaattttgatattttaaaacttCACTTTTAAAGGATTTAGTGGCACTTTCataatttcattattcattattattatattatcattttttatctAGGGTATATAATGAAGCAActttaaattacaatttaagGGTTAAAAGATTCTCTAGTATTTTTCAATCTGAAGTCTGCTTTTCTTCTAAAAACTTAACTGTGTGGAGATATGAGGAGGTTTACATCTGACAGTAACAACATATataaaaggtttaaaaacatTGTACTGCGTATTCatcatatatctatatatctatatatttgtatataaacATGAAAAAGCTGTTATCACTCAATAATCATTCTATTCTAAACAATGTTAGTGTATAATAGTTGAGGGTATTCTTAAAAAATCTTAACatgttttcataaaaacatgtgAGACATTGTTATATAAAATCAGATATCATTTTTAAAGATTCTTTTTCTGGAAAAACAAGAATAACCTCCTCAAAACCCGTATGAGAACATGACGAAAAAGACAATTTCCCAAAGACTTTCAGAGTAAAACCACATTCTGCCGCCAAGTTTCAAACCTCTGCGGAGGAaaactcctcctctctcttttcaaagCTGTGACAACATCGGTCATTGGGACGTGCGAGATGGGAGAGCGTTGACTCTCCAACAAGGACATGAGGGTCAGACAATGGCTCTATTGATTTGCTTTTGAcctcccccccacccacccactaCCCAACACCagtttacatgaaaaaaacGCTCctcaaaaaaaatgcagttgaTTATTAACTGGGATGCCAGTGTGTTCTCACCAAGTGGAATTTGAGCCATGCATTGATTATCCAAACCGAGCAGAGCAACATTTTTGCCTCCTCGGATTCACATTCAGCTCCAGTGTCTAAGTGCATCACTCGCTtccacaaacatacaaacagcaGAACTGGTTTTTGTTCCATAAAGGGTAGCaaacacatgtactgtacatacacgCAAATTCTTCACTTCTTGTGGAATATACTTACACATAGCTTGTAGTGCTTTGCACAGTGAAAGGCCACCAAAACCAAAAGGCTCATTGTAATAACACAAGCCTCGGGGGCATATGCAGTATCCTAACATTTAGTGCATTGTGCATTATTTAAAATGCACATAATCCTAAATCCCTGAAACGTTGGCTCTTAGTACACTTTTTCTTATATTCTTTTCTTATAGCTGAGATTTTTGCAGCCTAAAAACTCTGTGAGTACCTCGTAGCTCATTTGCCGTACCACAAAGTCGCTGCGGCTGCAGACACTAACAACCACATACATCAATGTGGCACAATGCCTCTGTCTTCTCCATACAGGATGCCTTTCTTTCAGGGAGCATGTCTACTGGCCAGATGGGCTGCAGGGCCTTCTCTGAACGAAACAAAATGGCTTTGAGAGTGCTGAAGACCCCCATCAGGTCAGAGACAAAGTGACCAGAATACTAAACATCACCTTCAATGCACATCCtgactcactttctctctttttagctGAGCCGAGTTGCACATCAAGGCGCACCAGGGAACTGAGGGAAATGCAAAAAATGATTCACATGTAGTAGAGACAACCTTAGACATTAAAcaagttaaaagaaaatgaacatttgaaaaaaaaaaaatcagcattcATTAATCCAGTCAAATGTTCTCTGATGATGAGAATCTTCTCGTACCATGATGGGTTTTGACAAACATGAATTCCTTTGCTTACCAAGTACTTACTTATATACTGAGTGAACTCCTTTTTCGGCACTTGACAGTCATACAAAGAGTGCAGATTGctgagaggaagacaggaataCAAATGAagccacagacaccagattaATGCTACACTGTGTTGAGTCATGGTGCCTCATGATGGGGGTCACTTGGTGACATCAGCTGGACAACGTCGACTGGTTTGGAGTCGGGTGCTCCACTCAATGTCGAGAGAAGATTCACTCCCACGTGCACATACTATTCCCAGGATCAATCACACACCCAGCTCATTTTTGTCATACAAATATTAATCTTCCCTTTCTCTTGCTCCTCTTTTCCCTCAGTAGAACACAATCTGTGACTTTTCATGAGTTCATCACATTCCTCCCGGTCCGTCTCCTCAAGTATAGCCACTCCAGGTGTCCGCTAGTCCCAGATACTCTGGATTCTCTGCCGTGGGGGTCACAAACCCGTTGACATGCCTGGGAAgtcctccgtctctctccagAGGCTCGGGGCCGTCCACCGCTGCAGCCCCAGCTACAGCTTTGGCTTTGGCCACAAGGTCCAGGTAGTAAGGGTTGTCGAAGGCCGGAGAGGTGGACACCCCGCAGCTCACGGGGACCAAGTATCCCGGGTTTTCCACACTGTGACCAGAGCTCAGGCCGTTGGGGAGGCGTCGGTCTGCTCTGGAGCCTTTACGAGGCAGCGTGCTGGGTCGCTCTGGGGCCCCCGGCCGGAGATTCTGAATCTCCTGGTTGACGTATTCTGAACAGACGGAGGACAGAAAAGTCAGGACAAAACATTCTGAGATTTAATTATCAAACATTTCATATTATAGACCTCTTTAGAGCCCACAGCGCAGGCAATCTCCTGCTCACCTGGCAAGGCATGATTATGATTATACCCATGACCTCGTCTGGGCAGAgagtgatgaaggtgatgaggatgatgaaagCCATTTGGCCCGTCTGTCTCCAGGTCGCCCTGGCTCCCATTGGAGTAGGTGGGGTCTTTGCAGTAGCGTCCAGGGCTGGCCGGGGGTAGTGAGGGGTCGTCCCCTGGCCCATCCAGGAAGACCGAGTCAGACTGGCCCCCAGCCGAGGGCCTGCGAGTCAGCGTTGGGTACTGAGGAGTCCACAGGCCGTTGGAGGCGCTGGCTCCTAAAGGTAAGGTAGGGTACTGGCTGCGGCCCAGAGTGCTCAGGGAGGAGTACATGCTCCGAGGACCACCGGCGATGGAGGGCTCAACATCTAAGCCAtgatctctgctctgctgaagagaaagagagataaatgACGCATGAAAAATAGACAACAGGGTGATTTCACCCACTCAAAGGTTCTAAGCTGACTATgaatcatatatttatattgaaaGCAGATGTTGTTGAGCTGGGAAAGCCAAAAAGTCATTGTAAATCAGATTATAGCTGGTTTTAAACACAAATCAAACCTACTGTCCAGAGATCTAGACCCCAGCTATGATGTAACTGTGTAGTATAGCCCAGAACAGAGCAATCCAAGTCAAAACCATCGACCATCTCCACTGACCCTGTATGACTGGTGTCTGGATGGACCGTTGGCTTGAATCCCGTCTCCCTGAGTCCTGGGGAAGTGGTTCGGTTGAGGAACCAGATACTCCTCAGCATCCAGCAGTTCCCTCATATTattcccttcctcctccaggaGCATCCGGAAGAACTGGCTGTCCACTGGGCTGGACATGCTCATCTGCTCGTCATTCTGCAAgacacaggaagaaaaacacagaagggAAAAACTGTAACAAACTATAAGTTAGTCTTTTTTTGTTCCACTGGACGCACACAAGTAAACTGCATTAGCAGCATGAATCACACATAGACATACCTGAATGACTACATAGCGAGGTGGATCTCTGGCCATGGCGCTGAAATCATTCACCAGATCTTTGAACCTTGGCCTGCTATCTGGGTCAATCATCCAACCTGCCGTCCAAACATAACATCAAGACGTCATCAACACTAACTATCGACCTGCAACTCTGCTTGGCTGAACAGGAAATAGACTTGATAAATAAAGGCTGCATTCACGTACAGTTTCCTTATCAATCATCCTGTTGTTTTActaaattaaagttaaaataaaaaaaaaaatgatataaaacagattaaacacAAATCAACACAGCTATGAGCTACTGACATTTGACCATGATCATGTAGACGTCGATGGTGCAGATGAGGGGCTGCGGAAGACGTTCTCCTCCCTCTAAAACGTCTGGGATTTCTCTCGCTGGGATCATGTCGTAGGGTTTAGCACCAAATGTCATCAGTTCCCAGACCGTCACCCCTGAGGAGGAAATGTAGCACATCAGCACAACTTCTGTGCAGCACAGGGACTTTCAAAGAGGGCTCTACATTTTGCCTTGGATGTCATTTCCATCCCCAAGTGATACTGACCGTAGCTCCAGACGTCACTCTGATGAGTGAACTTCCTGTGCAGAATAGACTCCAGGGCCATCCATTTAATTGGGACCTagaaacacagaacacaagttaaaacaaacaaacaaataaataaataattgtgAGCATATCCAGAGCAGATGCTCCTACCTTCCCTCCATCAGCGTGATATTCAGTCTCATCTATATCGAGCAGACGGGCAAGACCGAAGTCGGTGATCTTCACATGGTTCGGGTTCTTAACCAGAACATTGCGTGCAGCCAAATCTCTGTGGACCAGCCGGACTTCCTCCAAATAACTCATACCCTACcccaacacacacgcacacacgcggATCCATTACCCACAAATTCACGTGTCCACAAATATACAAGCTGATATCTCATAAaatctaaaaaggaaaaataagaatGATCAGCAGCTATCAGAGCTGCAGTAcaaacaccaaaaccaacaaaaggATGACGCCTAGTGCCTTGTTTACATACCTTGGCGATCTGGACACACCAGTTGAGGAGGAACTGGGAGCCAATGCGGTCCTTGTTCTCCCGGGCGTAGTCGAGGAGGCAGCCGTACGGCATCAGCTGAGTGACCAGCTGCACTGTGGAGGTTAGGCAAATCCCCAGCAGACGACACACATAGGGGCTGGCCACTCCTGCCATCACATAGGCCTCCTGGGTACGACACAGGAAAGATATTGAGGGGTTGTgagctgtatttgtgtgtgctaTAAATGTGAACGTGTGTGTCTGGCTTGTACTCACATCAAGGATCTCTTTATTGGCCTTTGGCGAAGTGTTCTCTCGTAACACCTTAATGGCCACTGGTATTTTCACATTCTCCCCATCAGGAGCCCACACTCCCTGAAAACAAATCATGAAAACCATTCAACGTGTAAAGCTGCAATATCTAAATAACAGCAAAATGCTGTcaaattgttaaaaaaacagGCTCATATACCTTGTACACAGTACCAAAGGCCCCTGCACCCAGCACCCTGAGTTTTTTCAACTCCGTCTCCTTCAGGATGCGCATCTGAGCCTGATTAGGTGACGCACCACTGGGTGTTAAAGGTTCCACCAGCTGTACacaagaaggaagaagaaggtaGATTCCTTCATTACACACTAAAATACCCAAAGGGAACTTAAGAGCTACTTTTGCATTCAACTGAAGCTGCTACACTTCTGTCTTCAAAACAACTTcaaatgataaaacatttgtaGCTGGTGCttctcatccctccctctgcccaCCTCATGTTCTTGCAGGATCCTCCTCAttgtctccttcctcttcagtgtcctctgtctcttcagGTAGAAGACCAGCAGAGCCAGCAGAATGAAGAAGAGGATTACACCACCCACTGCAGCTGCGATGGTTGTGCCCGGtctaaacagagcaaaacagtTCAACACAGCCTCTATTACTCAAAAGGAGCACTGAGAAAATCCTGGCTGAATTCTAAAAAGCTGAACCAAGTGGAGAAAAAGCgtttgaaaacaaacagacagtcGGGACAGTTTAAGTAGCTCACCCTGTCCTGGTATCGATGGGGCAGCCTCTCTCATCCATCACAGTGCAGCTGAAACAGAGAAGCGCTGGATGTGAAATGGGCCTCATTGTTGTGTGCAGCGTGTGCTTGTGTTAGTGTTGTGCGTCCACTCACGACAGTGTGCAGTTGGTGTTGCAGGACAGACAGTGCCCCGTAGCATTGCTGTACTTCCACACAGTTTGCTGATCCTCCTTGACACCGCTGGGACAATGATCCACACAAAACTCACCGTCCTGGAAGTTCTGACACTCTGAACAACATTCTGCACCCTGaagtcacacagagagagaaatatttgagtacaaaatattttgcattataCACACAGgtattatgtatgtgtgtgtgtacacacacacacatatatatatatatatatatatatatatatatagagagagagagagagagagaatttttGGGCCATTTTTGAGTTTAtctgatcatttttaaaatgtaataaaataaagaaaaataaagtaataaatgttaaacataaataaataaaaaggtcaaATATGTCATTAAGGATCAAACCAAACAGTAATCATTTCATAGTATATATAAAATTGCACATACAATGTCCAATCAATTCAACacaattgattttaaaaatactttagTTTATCAAGcatttgtgatttttaaatgaagctTCATTGAAGACCAACTTATTAAACAGTGACTGTGTTCTCTACTGCAATGAGAGCAACATAGACTCTCAATTTGTGAATCTCAAtttgagaattaaaaaaaatatatagtttgaGCAAACTGGTTTTGTGCGGAGGACCGGGACTAACATCCTGAAAAAATGAAACCACTTTTGTGAGCCCCAATGGTTGAAAATGTCATTATGAAATGACAAGAAATCATTATGGCTGGGTAGATGAGGATATATATTTAGGTGTGAAACCCACTAAATAATTCCACTCAGTACCGTACAGTCACAGAGGCTCTTACCGGGCCATGACAGGAGGCAGAGCCATTGAGAGGTCGACACTCTGCGTGACAGGAAACGCACACAGACCCATCTGCATATTCACGTATAGACCTGCAGCACAAGCACAGCAGGGATGTTACATCACATCATATCACACATTTTTTGGATGCTTTCATCTAAAGCACCTGACGCTGTCATAAAGACATACATTTTTAGAAAGGGGGCCCGGCTGCAAATAACTGCTAATGTTAGCCTCACCAGATGACCTGTACAGGATAACTCAGGACTGACAATTATCCAAACACAATTTAAATAGAGTTTAAACATAACAAATGTTTAGTTGTGCTTTTTGTGTAATatgacttattattattttaggctTTCGGACATGTATCATTAAACTATCAAACTTCTAAATGGAtctctattcatttattttacttcagtGTCATcttaaaaatacacatacatgtatttTGAACCCAGAAATctgttgtgtgttgtgctgaGCCCCCTGAATTATCAATTATCAATTTAAGTTCAAAGCTTTCAGTTAAAAACTAACACATTCAGTTAAAAGCGAACacattgctttattttctaCTTGGGAACTCGTTTGTGGATTATGATACACAGTTTATTGTATTATTTGGAACGCTATCACTTagctttttattgatttaacaCAGCCACACCCGCACAAACGTTCTTACCCCTGATAGATGTCACACTGCTCTACGCACTCGGTGCCACGCTGAAAAGccctgcaggacacacactgGCTGGGCCCCGGGCCCCAGCAGCCCCCCTTGCACAGCGGGTGACAAACACGCCCCTGTTCCTCTGAAAACACAGATAGACAAAACAGAGCATGATGCCCACGGTACTTTCTGTTGGCCTCATCTCCTCAGACAGTTAACAGGAATCACTATCACTGTGTTTCAAGTGTTCTCAGCTTTGTGAGAGCTGAAGCTGCCAAGTTTGAATCTGTTtcaataataaatgtttaaaaatcacaaaaaaccAACAGAGAAATCCTCAAGAAGGACTGTGCGCCACCTTTCTCATCAATTGTCAGTATTTACCATGAAGGAACTTATGATGTGTATGATTAAAAGAGTATTTTCTGCAGCTGGATTTTTGTTGGCATAATTAACTGAACTGAAACTTGTATCTAGCCAAGGTATTCTATTTAGATAAAGACAACTGCTAAGTGATCAAAGTGCAAACCACAGTAACGTTGATGGACCTTAGCATTGCTATGTTGTGCATACATTACGTGTGTGTTCACCTACCACAGCTTTGGGGGGACTGGTTGTTGCTGACGATGCGGTGGGGTCCCTGGCTGGGATGGAGGAGACTATCCCAGGGAAGTGAATTAGTGTAGCACAGCTGGGAATTGTTGTGCAACAGGACCAAACCTCCACTGACGCTGCGTAGTGAACGCAGCCCAAGCGATTGGATGTGTAGATTCTGGATAGCAAGTGAAAACACACCCCTGGACacaatttgaaaaacaaatttcaGGTAGAAAAGAAGAATTATAAGTAGAATAACAGGGGAAGCTGGGAAActttaaattaaagcaaattaaacactttaattacaaaaaagaaacaacaagaCTGTTCTAATTGTCCAAAAAAACAGCCCATAATGTCAGACCTTGTTGTAAAACAgtgtcagaaaaacagtatGACCTAGTTTGTGCATGCTACGGTAGATAGCTTCCAATAGGCTTTTACTGTTATTGTGACTGGCCTGTGCTGCAAGCTGCGCTGGCTAATAATTAGCCTTTATAACCCTGAAAGTGAACAAGCTGTCTCAACTGAACCAGAGACAAATAGTTGGCACAAAGACGCACAGCTGTCTAACAAGTGAAATAAGATTTTCTGTTGCTGAATAAAGATAACAAAACTCAGTCACAAGGGTGGAACAGCTTGTACAGTTGAGTGAGGGAGTgttgaatttaaaaacaatcatACAGGTAATGGAGGCAGTTTTACTTACTTGTAGAGCATCCTGCCTCTGATCACCTTCAGGTTCTcaaacacagtcaggtcagtccACTCTTCTGGCCAGGCATCGATATACAAATAGCCTGCacagcaaaatcaaacaaagacaCTAAAATACTCTAATAGAGGAGACATAGTATGCTCTGTACACCAGGCTTCTATGTGGTGTTACATGgtaaggtttttaaaaaatgcattaactGATTTCATTTTCTTGGTAAAAGCTTACAAAGGGTTCAACAAACACTTCCTCACTGTTCTCCTCAGTGTGCAGTACCTGTAATCTCTTCCAGTTT includes:
- the erbb2 gene encoding receptor tyrosine-protein kinase erbB-2 isoform X2, which encodes MEAARSLVFVGAVLLGATGALGREVCLGTDMKLALPSSLENHYETLRLLYTGCQVVHGNLEITHLHGDPDLSFLQGIVEVQGYVLVAHVSVSLVPLDNLRIIRGSQLHNSSYALAVLDNTREGRGLRTLRLRSLTEILLGGVYIWGNPQLCFPDPQKITWRDTLDEQNIDAKLHRLQLRAPKCPNCSPVCGESCWGETAQDCQTLTRIKCASGCQRCKGPLPNDCCHMQCAAGCTGPKDSDCLACRHFNDSGVCKENCPPPTIYDPVTFQTKPNPNKKFNFGATCITTCPYNYLAMEVACTLVCPKANQEVIITHPDRNETQKCETCEGDCPKVCYGLGMDNLGVMDNHGITMVTSSNVEQFNKCKKIFGSLAFLPQSFVRDPATNTSGLTLKHLSSFKKLEEITGYLYIDAWPEEWTDLTVFENLKVIRGRMLYKGVFSLAIQNLHIQSLGLRSLRSVSGGLVLLHNNSQLCYTNSLPWDSLLHPSQGPHRIVSNNQSPQSCEEQGRVCHPLCKGGCWGPGPSQCVSCRAFQRGTECVEQCDIYQGSIREYADGSVCVSCHAECRPLNGSASCHGPGAECCSECQNFQDGEFCVDHCPSGVKEDQQTVWKYSNATGHCLSCNTNCTLSCTVMDERGCPIDTRTGPGTTIAAAVGGVILFFILLALLVFYLKRQRTLKRKETMRRILQEHELVEPLTPSGASPNQAQMRILKETELKKLRVLGAGAFGTVYKGVWAPDGENVKIPVAIKVLRENTSPKANKEILDEAYVMAGVASPYVCRLLGICLTSTVQLVTQLMPYGCLLDYARENKDRIGSQFLLNWCVQIAKGMSYLEEVRLVHRDLAARNVLVKNPNHVKITDFGLARLLDIDETEYHADGGKVPIKWMALESILHRKFTHQSDVWSYGVTVWELMTFGAKPYDMIPAREIPDVLEGGERLPQPLICTIDVYMIMVKCWMIDPDSRPRFKDLVNDFSAMARDPPRYVVIQNDEQMSMSSPVDSQFFRMLLEEEGNNMRELLDAEEYLVPQPNHFPRTQGDGIQANGPSRHQSYRSRDHGLDVEPSIAGGPRSMYSSLSTLGRSQYPTLPLGASASNGLWTPQYPTLTRRPSAGGQSDSVFLDGPGDDPSLPPASPGRYCKDPTYSNGSQGDLETDGPNGFHHPHHLHHSLPRRGHGYNHNHALPEYVNQEIQNLRPGAPERPSTLPRKGSRADRRLPNGLSSGHSVENPGYLVPVSCGVSTSPAFDNPYYLDLVAKAKAVAGAAAVDGPEPLERDGGLPRHVNGFVTPTAENPEYLGLADTWSGYT
- the erbb2 gene encoding receptor tyrosine-protein kinase erbB-2 isoform X1, producing MEAARSLVFVGAVLLGATGALGREVCLGTDMKLALPSSLENHYETLRLLYTGCQVVHGNLEITHLHGDPDLSFLQGIVEVQGYVLVAHVSVSLVPLDNLRIIRGSQLHNSSYALAVLDNTREGRGLRTLRLRSLTEILLGGVYIWGNPQLCFPDPQKITWRDTLDEQNIDAKLHRLQLRAPKCPNCSPVCGESCWGETAQDCQTLTRIKCASGCQRCKGPLPNDCCHMQCAAGCTGPKDSDCLACRHFNDSGVCKENCPPPTIYDPVTFQTKPNPNKKFNFGATCITTCPYNYLAMEVACTLVCPKANQEVIITHPDRNETQKCETCEGDCPKVCYGLGMDNLGVMDNHGITMVTSSNVEQFNKCKKIFGSLAFLPQSFVRDPATNTSGLTLKHLSSFKKLEEITGYLYIDAWPEEWTDLTVFENLKVIRGRMLYKGVFSLAIQNLHIQSLGLRSLRSVSGGLVLLHNNSQLCYTNSLPWDSLLHPSQGPHRIVSNNQSPQSCEEQGRVCHPLCKGGCWGPGPSQCVSCRAFQRGTECVEQCDIYQGSIREYADGSVCVSCHAECRPLNGSASCHGPGAECCSECQNFQDGEFCVDHCPSGVKEDQQTVWKYSNATGHCLSCNTNCTLSCTVMDERGCPIDTRTGPGTTIAAAVGGVILFFILLALLVFYLKRQRTLKRKETMRRILQEHELVEPLTPSGASPNQAQMRILKETELKKLRVLGAGAFGTVYKGVWAPDGENVKIPVAIKVLRENTSPKANKEILDEAYVMAGVASPYVCRLLGICLTSTVQLVTQLMPYGCLLDYARENKDRIGSQFLLNWCVQIAKGMSYLEEVRLVHRDLAARNVLVKNPNHVKITDFGLARLLDIDETEYHADGGKVPIKWMALESILHRKFTHQSDVWSYGVTVWELMTFGAKPYDMIPAREIPDVLEGGERLPQPLICTIDVYMIMVKCWMIDPDSRPRFKDLVNDFSAMARDPPRYVVIQNDEQMSMSSPVDSQFFRMLLEEEGNNMRELLDAEEYLVPQPNHFPRTQGDGIQANGPSRHQSYRQSRDHGLDVEPSIAGGPRSMYSSLSTLGRSQYPTLPLGASASNGLWTPQYPTLTRRPSAGGQSDSVFLDGPGDDPSLPPASPGRYCKDPTYSNGSQGDLETDGPNGFHHPHHLHHSLPRRGHGYNHNHALPEYVNQEIQNLRPGAPERPSTLPRKGSRADRRLPNGLSSGHSVENPGYLVPVSCGVSTSPAFDNPYYLDLVAKAKAVAGAAAVDGPEPLERDGGLPRHVNGFVTPTAENPEYLGLADTWSGYT